From Weissella confusa, a single genomic window includes:
- a CDS encoding DUF3114 domain-containing protein, whose translation MTILFKRTRDLIANPTGVTEHKAAMSAALIGQVETLMADGWLPKSLATYVEAVAQAPELNDATMMDVLEAKWFEAHRVGSALFTDMLVAGFHRGSAPATDRLGMLYNVLGLYLDETNFVQMTHLGLWDDREATPNLYYLQINDEDELQAYWQFVNRVAYLMRLKYRAWNGIRSRYATSRLLTATFDNQLRYYLGKPVSDFVRAQGWTRAMYEAKVLEEMGHEVLHPGVSLHNRGVADQSNVKVVTPDYHVELIFDSADQIVSLWQPLEAHQVIVADGSVRFVQDHNAYSLDELQMIANTESANYAGQGGEIHQALDVRPAARNAGLESTLRNYAKNQF comes from the coding sequence ATGACAATTTTGTTTAAGCGAACACGCGATTTAATAGCGAATCCGACCGGAGTAACCGAACATAAGGCAGCAATGTCAGCAGCTTTGATAGGGCAAGTTGAGACGTTGATGGCTGATGGCTGGTTACCTAAGTCTTTGGCAACATATGTTGAGGCCGTTGCGCAGGCACCAGAGCTAAACGATGCGACGATGATGGATGTATTGGAAGCCAAGTGGTTTGAAGCACACAGAGTGGGATCGGCGCTATTTACAGATATGTTAGTAGCCGGTTTCCACCGTGGTAGCGCGCCAGCAACCGACCGTTTGGGGATGTTGTACAATGTTTTGGGGTTATATCTAGATGAAACCAACTTTGTGCAAATGACACATTTGGGTCTTTGGGACGATCGTGAAGCGACGCCCAATTTATACTATCTACAAATCAATGATGAAGATGAACTACAAGCCTATTGGCAGTTTGTTAACCGTGTTGCCTACTTGATGCGATTGAAGTACCGTGCTTGGAATGGTATTCGCTCACGTTATGCAACCAGTCGATTGTTGACGGCGACGTTTGACAACCAACTGCGCTACTATCTTGGTAAGCCAGTGTCTGATTTTGTACGTGCCCAAGGCTGGACGCGTGCGATGTATGAGGCAAAGGTCCTTGAAGAGATGGGACACGAGGTGCTGCACCCAGGTGTCAGCCTACACAATCGTGGCGTAGCGGATCAATCAAATGTTAAGGTGGTCACACCTGATTATCACGTTGAATTGATTTTCGATTCAGCTGATCAGATTGTGTCATTGTGGCAACCGCTTGAAGCGCATCAAGTGATTGTTGCAGATGGGTCAGTACGTTTTGTACAAGATCATAATGCTTACTCACTTGATGAGTTGCAAATGATTGCCAACACTGAGTCAGCTAACTACGCTGGCCAAGGTGGTGAAATCCACCAAGCGTTGGATGTTCGCCCAGCTGCCCGTAACGCTGGCCTTGAGTCAACGTTGCGTAATTACGCGAAGAATCAATTTTAA
- a CDS encoding N-acetyldiaminopimelate deacetylase has protein sequence MATLDLIKIRRDLHKIPELALHETQTHAYLKNVIETFRTDFMTIREIPEVPTALLVRLDGTNPTRTIGYRADIDALPITEATGLPFASTNEGVMHACGHDMHMTVGLGVLAYFATHQPKDNLIFFFQPAEESDYGGRRVYETGAFTGDWRPDEFYGLHDHPGLPAGQIASHMGTLFAGTTEIHVTFTGRGGHAAFPHQATDAIVAGAAFVSTIQTIVSRNVDPVRGGVVTLGTFHAGTIGNVIAETAHLDGTIRAFRQTDIEMMQQRVRDIVAGIETTYGVTADLSLIQGGYLPVENDPTTTQLFIDYMTNAPDVDYTDIAPAMTGEDFGYLLHQIPGTMFWLGVDDASHSLHEAGLSPNEAAIQPGVDAITGYLTWRMAQ, from the coding sequence ATGGCGACACTAGATTTAATCAAAATTCGACGTGATTTGCATAAAATCCCCGAACTAGCCTTACACGAAACGCAAACGCATGCGTATTTGAAAAACGTTATCGAAACATTCAGAACGGATTTCATGACGATTCGTGAGATACCTGAGGTGCCAACGGCTTTGTTGGTGCGCTTAGATGGTACTAATCCGACACGCACCATTGGGTATCGCGCCGATATCGACGCCTTGCCAATCACCGAAGCGACCGGATTGCCGTTCGCTTCGACAAATGAAGGTGTGATGCATGCCTGCGGACACGACATGCATATGACGGTCGGGCTTGGTGTGCTGGCATACTTTGCCACGCATCAACCGAAGGATAATTTAATTTTCTTCTTCCAACCGGCTGAAGAGTCAGATTATGGTGGACGACGAGTCTATGAAACGGGCGCCTTTACGGGAGACTGGCGCCCTGATGAATTCTACGGTTTGCATGATCATCCTGGTTTACCAGCTGGTCAAATTGCGAGTCACATGGGCACGTTGTTTGCCGGGACGACGGAAATTCACGTCACGTTTACTGGTCGTGGCGGGCACGCCGCATTTCCGCATCAAGCGACCGACGCGATTGTGGCAGGGGCAGCGTTTGTCTCGACGATTCAGACGATTGTGTCACGCAATGTTGATCCGGTTCGCGGTGGCGTTGTGACGTTGGGGACGTTCCACGCCGGGACGATTGGTAACGTGATTGCTGAAACGGCGCACTTGGATGGCACAATTAGAGCTTTCCGCCAAACAGACATTGAAATGATGCAACAACGCGTGCGCGACATCGTTGCCGGCATCGAAACGACATATGGTGTGACCGCGGATTTATCCTTAATCCAAGGTGGCTATCTACCGGTTGAAAACGATCCAACCACAACGCAATTATTCATTGATTATATGACCAACGCACCTGACGTTGATTACACGGACATCGCCCCAGCTATGACCGGGGAAGATTTTGGTTATTTGTTACACCAAATTCCAGGGACGATGTTCTGGCTTGGTGTCGATGATGCATCGCATAGTTTACATGAAGCAGGGTTATCACCAAATGAAGCGGCAATTCAGCCGGGCGTGGATGCGATAACGGGTTACTTAACATGGCGCATGGCGCAATAG
- the rbsR gene encoding ribose utilization transcriptional repressor RbsR produces MGKASIRDVANLAGVSIATVSQVLNGKGERFSDATKQKVLAARDEVGYVPNASARSLKRGTTTMIGVIVPSLRNPYFGDIVQRMQEVLPENVSLQIMTAETSTADQTVETLVAAGAQGLVVASQLSNPPAVARSLRRRGIAMVVLENHDELEDADAVYASDTQGGRKAAEHLIALGHKHVVLLGNQVYTDNLQYRTASFKETMAEAGVKVSEVATRNLTKHAGRAAAMAVSVTHATAAFALNDELAIGVISGLNAIGIKVPEQMSVIGYDDTDYAEFFRPALTTIEQPVWDIAKAALDSVLKRIAEPDAPRQVSAFDANLIVRESTAPLA; encoded by the coding sequence ATGGGGAAGGCTTCAATCCGTGACGTTGCTAATTTGGCGGGGGTTTCAATTGCAACAGTGTCACAAGTACTGAACGGTAAGGGCGAGCGATTTTCAGACGCCACGAAACAAAAGGTGTTGGCTGCACGTGACGAGGTTGGTTATGTGCCAAATGCCAGTGCCCGTAGCTTGAAGCGTGGCACGACAACCATGATTGGGGTGATTGTGCCAAGTTTGCGCAATCCATATTTTGGTGACATTGTGCAACGTATGCAAGAAGTGTTGCCAGAAAATGTGTCATTGCAAATCATGACGGCGGAAACCAGCACGGCTGATCAAACGGTTGAAACGTTGGTGGCTGCGGGTGCGCAAGGGTTGGTTGTGGCGAGTCAATTGTCTAATCCACCCGCTGTTGCGCGTAGTTTGCGTCGCCGTGGCATTGCCATGGTTGTCCTTGAAAACCACGATGAATTGGAAGATGCCGATGCAGTTTATGCATCAGATACGCAAGGTGGTCGCAAGGCGGCGGAACACTTGATTGCGTTGGGGCACAAGCACGTGGTTTTGTTGGGTAATCAAGTTTATACGGATAACTTGCAATACCGTACGGCTAGTTTCAAGGAAACGATGGCTGAAGCTGGCGTGAAGGTCAGTGAAGTTGCCACGCGTAATTTGACCAAGCACGCGGGTCGTGCGGCTGCAATGGCCGTGTCAGTAACACACGCTACGGCTGCCTTTGCTTTGAATGATGAGTTGGCAATTGGTGTGATTTCGGGCTTGAATGCTATCGGAATTAAGGTGCCAGAACAAATGTCTGTCATTGGGTATGACGACACGGATTATGCGGAGTTCTTCCGCCCGGCGTTGACGACGATTGAGCAGCCAGTTTGGGATATTGCCAAGGCGGCGCTGGATTCAGTGCTTAAGCGCATTGCGGAACCAGACGCGCCACGCCAAGTTTCTGCCTTTGATGCGAATTTAATTGTGCGCGAGTCGACTGCACCATTAGCTTAA
- a CDS encoding metal-dependent transcriptional regulator, protein MSESVSKTQYLQTILELSGGDDDSKISNNQIADHLNVTPSSVSNMLAKLQEAGEVDVVPYYGVTLTEPGRQTALRLIRSHRLIETFGATKLGLSISEAHFNADNLDHDADDEFVNALEKFLDYPTYSPHGLLIPDANYNYAPDKLRTLREAHDGETVTLNSFTEDLELLQYVETVGVTLGSTWTIKERLPFDGPLVLTDGQNEVQITQHAADFIYIND, encoded by the coding sequence ATGAGCGAATCCGTATCAAAAACGCAGTATCTGCAAACGATTTTAGAGCTAAGTGGCGGTGACGACGACAGCAAGATTTCAAACAATCAAATCGCTGATCACTTGAATGTCACGCCTTCTTCAGTTTCAAACATGTTGGCGAAGTTGCAAGAAGCCGGCGAAGTTGATGTGGTGCCTTATTACGGCGTTACGTTGACGGAACCAGGTCGTCAAACTGCCCTTCGTTTGATTCGTTCTCACCGTTTGATTGAAACGTTCGGAGCAACTAAGCTCGGTCTTTCAATTTCTGAAGCGCACTTTAACGCTGACAATTTGGACCACGATGCTGACGATGAATTTGTTAACGCCCTTGAAAAGTTCTTGGATTATCCAACTTATTCACCCCATGGGTTGCTCATTCCAGACGCAAATTACAATTATGCACCAGACAAGTTGCGCACATTGCGTGAAGCACACGATGGTGAAACCGTCACGCTTAACAGCTTTACGGAAGACTTGGAATTGCTTCAATACGTTGAGACGGTTGGCGTAACCCTTGGTAGCACCTGGACAATCAAGGAACGTCTGCCATTCGATGGTCCACTTGTCTTAACG
- the dapD gene encoding 2,3,4,5-tetrahydropyridine-2,6-dicarboxylate N-acetyltransferase: MAELDAQSIINFIANAPKQTPARVTLAGDLAEIVWPETVQAFIETRTGTVIGDYNEIAPVLAAHANQITNQHVELLARNSGVPLLNYDGVPARIEPGAIIRDQVEIGANAVIMMGAIINIGAEIGPGTMIDMGAVLGGRAIVGAHSHVGAGAVLAGVVEPASAQPVRIGDNVLIGANAVVIEGVQVGDNAVVAAGAIVTKDVPANTVVAGVPARVIKEIDAQTSAKTALVDALRNLD, translated from the coding sequence ATGGCAGAATTAGACGCACAATCAATCATTAATTTCATTGCAAACGCACCCAAGCAAACACCAGCGCGCGTGACGTTAGCGGGTGACTTGGCCGAAATCGTTTGGCCAGAAACGGTCCAAGCATTTATCGAAACGCGTACGGGAACCGTTATTGGTGACTATAACGAAATTGCGCCGGTATTGGCGGCGCATGCCAACCAAATCACGAACCAACACGTGGAATTGTTGGCGCGCAACTCTGGTGTACCGTTGCTTAATTACGATGGTGTGCCAGCCCGTATTGAACCTGGTGCTATCATTCGTGACCAAGTCGAAATTGGCGCGAACGCCGTCATTATGATGGGGGCCATTATTAACATCGGTGCTGAAATTGGACCTGGAACGATGATCGATATGGGTGCTGTACTCGGCGGCCGTGCCATTGTTGGGGCACACAGTCACGTCGGTGCAGGTGCCGTACTGGCTGGGGTGGTTGAACCAGCTTCAGCACAACCGGTTCGCATTGGCGACAATGTGTTGATTGGTGCGAATGCGGTCGTGATTGAAGGCGTTCAAGTAGGTGACAACGCGGTGGTTGCGGCTGGTGCGATTGTCACGAAGGACGTCCCTGCGAACACAGTGGTAGCTGGGGTGCCAGCGCGCGTCATCAAGGAAATTGACGCCCAAACGAGTGCGAAGACAGCGCTCGTTGATGCGTTGCGTAATTTGGATTAA
- a CDS encoding homoserine kinase produces the protein MITIKVPATLGNFGPGVASLGMALDLSLTVEIIEASNVWVVEHNLGDTIPYDETNYIVAVAKKLYPDITPHVLRVTSDIPLRQGLGSSTAALLAAIELANQLGELGLDDYTKLTLAARTEGQPANVTAALLGGVTASYLNDGNVFASGVVAPEYQAVIYLPDYQRTDKTDKPNEIALADATATAAAGNMLLAAWQSQQLVLAGQLLETDNIQRAVINDVPELAAIRQASHALDVYGSVVAGDGPAVVTLVAPNQTQDLLDVLAYLDLPGEFKVVDIAGTGLTVF, from the coding sequence ATGATAACAATTAAGGTACCTGCAACATTAGGCAATTTTGGGCCTGGGGTCGCGTCACTAGGCATGGCGCTAGACCTATCATTAACGGTCGAAATCATTGAAGCAAGCAATGTTTGGGTGGTTGAACACAATCTAGGGGATACGATTCCTTATGATGAGACGAATTACATTGTGGCAGTTGCCAAGAAGTTGTATCCAGACATTACGCCACATGTGTTGCGCGTGACGTCAGATATTCCATTGCGCCAAGGCCTGGGATCATCAACAGCGGCGCTTTTGGCGGCGATTGAATTGGCGAACCAACTCGGTGAGCTCGGCCTAGATGACTACACAAAGTTGACGTTGGCCGCTCGTACTGAAGGGCAACCTGCTAATGTCACAGCTGCCTTGCTTGGTGGTGTCACAGCCAGCTACTTGAACGACGGTAACGTTTTTGCTAGCGGGGTGGTCGCACCTGAATATCAAGCGGTCATCTATTTGCCTGATTACCAACGCACGGACAAGACTGACAAGCCAAACGAGATTGCGTTGGCGGACGCAACCGCAACGGCAGCTGCCGGTAATATGCTGTTGGCTGCCTGGCAGTCACAACAATTGGTGTTGGCTGGTCAATTATTGGAAACGGACAATATCCAACGTGCGGTGATTAATGACGTGCCAGAGTTGGCCGCGATTCGTCAAGCATCACATGCGCTTGATGTCTATGGATCGGTGGTTGCGGGTGATGGACCAGCGGTGGTGACGTTGGTTGCACCTAACCAAACCCAAGATTTGTTAGATGTGCTGGCTTATTTGGATTTGCCAGGTGAATTTAAAGTGGTTGATATTGCAGGAACTGGGTTAACAGTGTTTTAA
- the lysA gene encoding diaminopimelate decarboxylase translates to MTTPYETNAAGHLTVGGVEANELAERFGTPLYAYDVSAMRQQMRDFKRVFTERQVDYAVSYASKAFATVAMYEVAAQEGMHIDVVSGGEIYTALEANFPMSDVSFNGNNKSEEELVVAIENNLGTIIVDNFFELHLLHDLLAERDRVQNILLRITPGVEAHTHDYISTGQTDSKFGFDVNSGQAQAALQEALADPHFNVLGVHAHIGSQIFDVTGFQMAATKLVDLVHEWGFNPKVINTGGGFGIRYTEDDEPIPASDFVAAIIDTIAEKTTEYGMPMPAVWIEPGRSIVGPAGVSLYTIGSRKDVPGIRSYLAVDGGMGDNIRPALYQAKYEAVLVNQPDAPTEEVVRVAGKYCESGDVLVWEQALPKTKAGDVLAVLATGAYGYSMASNYNRNPRPAVVFVENGEAKVVVERESYQDIVRLDRHYL, encoded by the coding sequence ATGACAACACCATATGAAACGAATGCTGCCGGCCATTTGACGGTTGGCGGTGTAGAAGCAAACGAATTAGCAGAACGATTTGGCACACCTTTGTATGCCTACGATGTGTCAGCAATGCGCCAACAGATGCGTGACTTCAAGCGCGTCTTTACAGAACGCCAAGTTGATTACGCTGTCTCATACGCCTCAAAGGCTTTTGCAACAGTTGCAATGTATGAGGTCGCTGCTCAAGAAGGAATGCACATCGATGTTGTGTCGGGTGGTGAGATTTACACGGCCCTCGAAGCAAACTTTCCAATGAGTGATGTCTCTTTTAATGGTAATAACAAGTCTGAAGAAGAACTTGTGGTGGCAATCGAAAACAACCTGGGCACGATTATTGTCGACAACTTCTTCGAATTGCATTTGCTTCATGATTTGTTGGCTGAACGTGACCGTGTGCAAAACATCCTATTACGTATTACGCCAGGTGTTGAGGCGCACACGCACGACTACATTTCAACGGGTCAAACGGACAGTAAATTTGGCTTTGATGTGAACAGTGGCCAAGCGCAAGCAGCGTTGCAAGAAGCATTAGCAGATCCACACTTCAATGTGTTGGGTGTTCACGCGCACATCGGGTCACAAATCTTCGATGTGACTGGTTTCCAAATGGCAGCCACAAAGTTGGTTGATTTGGTTCATGAATGGGGCTTCAATCCTAAGGTGATTAACACCGGTGGTGGCTTCGGCATTCGCTACACCGAAGATGACGAACCCATTCCAGCATCTGATTTCGTGGCAGCGATTATTGATACGATTGCTGAAAAGACGACTGAATATGGGATGCCAATGCCGGCCGTTTGGATTGAACCGGGGCGCTCAATCGTTGGCCCAGCAGGGGTGAGCTTGTACACAATTGGCTCACGTAAAGATGTGCCAGGCATTCGTTCATACCTAGCTGTTGATGGTGGGATGGGCGACAACATTCGCCCGGCGTTGTACCAAGCCAAGTATGAAGCTGTGCTGGTTAACCAACCAGACGCACCGACGGAAGAAGTCGTGCGCGTTGCTGGTAAGTACTGTGAATCAGGGGATGTACTGGTTTGGGAGCAGGCGTTGCCAAAGACGAAGGCTGGGGATGTCCTCGCCGTTCTGGCAACTGGGGCATATGGTTACTCAATGGCATCCAACTATAACCGCAACCCACGTCCAGCTGTTGTCTTTGTTGAAAACGGCGAAGCAAAGGTGGTTGTTGAACGTGAAAGCTATCAAGATATCGTGCGACTAGATCGCCACTACTTATAG
- the alr gene encoding alanine racemase yields MVVAVTRPTRLNISQAAVTHNVQQVRESAQASFVFLAVKANAYGFGLVPMSQAALAGGVDGLAVAVLDEGLALRQAGITAPILVLGITLPQYAKLLADNQVMATVGSLAWLETAAEYLSPDGPRLQVNLAVDTGMGRIGFRERATLETAITYLKAHEDIFDYQSIMTHFSEADSTEEDYFHQQLHCWHELTDGLPMPPLVHLANSGAAMYHADEMPTDVIRAGTVVYGVEPSLGELRDDDYLEPVMTLETELVFVKRCHKGEGVSYGHTYYTEEGEWIGTVPVGYGDGLPRKMQGFEVIVNGEHRPIVGKLAMDQMMISLPGELPIGTTVTIIGRQGDVENRLEDVADYVGLAPWEISTGLQERIYRQITD; encoded by the coding sequence ATGGTAGTAGCAGTCACACGTCCGACACGTCTTAATATTTCGCAAGCTGCGGTCACACATAATGTCCAACAAGTTCGTGAAAGTGCGCAAGCAAGTTTCGTCTTTTTGGCAGTGAAGGCCAATGCTTATGGTTTTGGGTTGGTACCTATGAGCCAAGCCGCCTTAGCGGGTGGCGTTGATGGATTGGCTGTCGCAGTTTTGGATGAAGGATTGGCATTACGCCAAGCAGGTATCACCGCGCCAATTTTGGTGTTGGGGATTACGTTGCCACAATACGCGAAGTTGTTAGCCGATAACCAAGTGATGGCAACGGTCGGTTCGCTTGCTTGGTTGGAAACGGCCGCCGAATACTTAAGTCCTGATGGTCCACGTTTGCAAGTGAACTTGGCGGTAGATACCGGTATGGGGCGCATCGGCTTCCGTGAACGCGCGACGTTGGAAACGGCAATTACCTATTTGAAGGCCCATGAAGACATTTTTGATTATCAAAGCATCATGACGCATTTCTCTGAAGCAGATTCGACAGAGGAAGATTACTTCCATCAACAATTGCACTGCTGGCATGAGTTGACGGACGGCCTACCAATGCCACCTTTGGTTCATCTCGCTAACTCAGGAGCGGCCATGTATCACGCTGATGAAATGCCAACGGATGTGATTCGTGCGGGTACGGTGGTGTACGGCGTTGAACCATCGCTTGGTGAGCTACGTGATGATGATTACTTGGAGCCGGTGATGACGCTTGAAACAGAGTTAGTATTCGTCAAGCGTTGCCACAAGGGCGAAGGTGTGAGCTACGGTCACACGTACTACACGGAAGAAGGCGAGTGGATTGGCACGGTGCCGGTTGGTTACGGTGACGGTCTGCCACGTAAGATGCAAGGATTTGAAGTGATTGTGAATGGCGAGCATCGCCCAATTGTTGGGAAGTTAGCCATGGATCAGATGATGATTTCATTGCCTGGCGAGTTACCAATTGGCACGACCGTTACGATTATCGGTCGCCAAGGTGATGTTGAAAACCGCCTTGAAGATGTCGCTGATTATGTGGGATTGGCACCTTGGGAAATTTCAACTGGCTTACAAGAACGCATTTATCGTCAAATTACAGATTAG
- a CDS encoding folate family ECF transporter S component: MKTLSYALPRLRTTQLALLGILMALEIVIGRFTFGPASVKVGFTFIVVGLIAKWYGPYWGMIVAFFNDFISTMISGYSYFWGFALSALVGAAIYGFSFYNREHISWARVIITVILVLVIVNAIMNTLWIVIMGGMTDPHAITSLLWVRGVKQLIFLPIQAIILYFFLNHPVLEQMKSRLMMK, from the coding sequence ATGAAGACATTAAGTTACGCATTGCCACGTTTGCGCACGACGCAGTTGGCATTACTAGGAATTTTGATGGCGTTGGAAATCGTCATCGGCCGTTTTACGTTTGGACCAGCTTCCGTTAAGGTCGGCTTCACGTTCATCGTTGTTGGGTTGATCGCCAAGTGGTATGGCCCTTACTGGGGAATGATTGTTGCATTCTTCAACGATTTTATTTCAACGATGATCAGTGGTTATAGTTATTTCTGGGGATTCGCCCTTTCAGCGCTAGTTGGTGCTGCCATCTACGGGTTCTCATTCTATAACCGTGAGCACATCAGCTGGGCCCGTGTAATCATCACGGTTATTCTAGTTTTGGTTATTGTTAATGCCATTATGAACACGCTATGGATTGTGATTATGGGCGGTATGACTGATCCACACGCAATCACGTCACTTCTTTGGGTACGTGGTGTGAAGCAACTCATCTTCCTACCAATTCAAGCAATTATCCTTTATTTTTTTTTGAACCACCCCGTTCTTGAGCAAATGAAGTCACGTCTGATGATGAAGTAA
- the dapA gene encoding 4-hydroxy-tetrahydrodipicolinate synthase: MYENIELITAIITPFTANDQIDYVALDRLADRLLHEGTQGFVIGGTTGESPTLMHDEKMALYTHFAAHIGDRGVVVANVGDNNTAHSVALAKEVSAIPGVDGLLAVTPYYNKPSQAGMIAHFTAIADASSVPVMLYNIPGRSAVGLTNDSVVTLAQHPMINAVKQVTTIDDLAFLVGHTPADFAVYTGEDAQTLAAKAVGATGTISVAAHVYSREMADLFAAVAAGNIETAGRLQRWLTPRMNAFFRYPSPAPVKAVLAQRGEIENTTRLPILPLTDAELADVQATLNEKDD, from the coding sequence ATGTACGAAAATATTGAATTAATTACCGCAATTATTACGCCATTTACGGCGAATGACCAAATTGATTATGTGGCATTAGACCGACTAGCAGATCGGTTGTTGCATGAGGGAACCCAAGGATTTGTCATTGGGGGCACGACTGGTGAATCACCAACACTAATGCATGACGAAAAAATGGCGTTGTATACGCATTTCGCAGCTCACATCGGTGACCGTGGCGTAGTTGTTGCTAATGTTGGTGACAATAACACGGCACATTCAGTGGCGTTGGCCAAGGAAGTGAGTGCCATTCCTGGTGTCGATGGCTTGTTGGCGGTAACGCCTTATTACAATAAGCCGAGTCAGGCGGGGATGATTGCCCACTTTACGGCGATTGCTGACGCATCAAGCGTACCGGTAATGCTGTATAACATTCCGGGGCGTTCAGCGGTGGGACTAACGAATGACTCTGTCGTAACGTTGGCCCAACATCCAATGATTAACGCGGTTAAGCAAGTCACCACGATTGATGATTTGGCATTCTTGGTTGGGCACACACCAGCTGATTTCGCGGTCTACACTGGGGAGGATGCCCAAACGTTGGCGGCCAAGGCGGTCGGCGCAACGGGAACGATTTCAGTGGCTGCTCACGTCTATAGTCGCGAAATGGCGGACTTGTTTGCGGCGGTTGCAGCCGGTAATATCGAAACGGCAGGGCGGTTGCAACGTTGGTTAACGCCGCGCATGAACGCGTTCTTCCGTTACCCATCCCCAGCGCCAGTTAAAGCGGTTTTGGCACAACGCGGCGAAATCGAAAACACAACGCGATTGCCAATTTTGCCATTAACGGACGCTGAATTGGCGGATGTGCAAGCGACACTTAATGAAAAGGACGATTAA
- a CDS encoding aspartate kinase → MKVVKFGGSSLANGPQLEKVLNIMLADTDRKILVLSAPGKRFKEDIKVTDLLKTYAQLTIVGEDTTDIQTQILQRYRDIVTYFELEENEILSSLSDQLAQLSRIHYPSFDYLYAAFMGHGEYLNAQLVAYVLRELGHPAQFVSPHDLGLTVSGSPMAARVNEDSYDRIAAFNLPSEGLIVVPGFLAYTTDGLMATFSRGGSDITGAILARGFHADMYENFTDVSAIYAVDPHIIKAPAAIETMTYREMRELAYAGFAVFHDEAIIPVIEADIPINVKNTNEPDAPGTMIVPVDQVSNPAKVTGIASDDRFAALYLHRYLLNKEVGFTLRILQILARHGVSYEHMPSGIDDMTIIFDKTQLTQPIQDAICAEIQAEIAPDHLEWIDDFAIIMVVGEGMQNRVGAFSEIATPLSEAGITLPMINQGASQISLMLGVKASQVNDAVRVIYDAVF, encoded by the coding sequence ATGAAAGTTGTAAAATTTGGCGGGTCCTCCCTTGCGAACGGACCGCAATTAGAGAAAGTTTTGAATATTATGTTGGCCGATACAGATCGTAAAATCCTTGTTTTATCAGCGCCAGGTAAGCGTTTTAAAGAAGATATCAAAGTCACTGATTTATTAAAGACCTACGCGCAACTGACAATTGTTGGTGAAGACACGACCGATATTCAAACGCAGATTTTACAACGTTACCGGGACATTGTTACTTATTTTGAATTAGAAGAAAATGAGATTTTATCATCCTTATCTGATCAACTTGCACAATTGAGTCGCATTCACTACCCGTCATTTGATTACTTATATGCAGCTTTCATGGGGCATGGTGAATATTTGAATGCACAATTGGTCGCGTATGTTCTCCGCGAACTCGGTCATCCGGCGCAATTTGTGTCACCACATGACCTTGGCTTAACCGTGTCAGGCTCACCGATGGCGGCCCGTGTGAATGAAGATAGCTATGACCGCATCGCTGCGTTTAATCTACCTAGTGAGGGTCTGATTGTTGTCCCTGGTTTCCTTGCCTATACCACTGATGGGTTGATGGCGACATTCAGTCGCGGTGGTTCTGATATTACCGGTGCCATTTTGGCTCGTGGATTCCACGCGGACATGTACGAAAACTTCACTGATGTTTCAGCTATCTATGCCGTTGATCCTCACATCATCAAAGCACCCGCTGCGATTGAAACTATGACCTACCGTGAGATGCGAGAACTCGCCTACGCTGGTTTCGCTGTTTTCCACGATGAAGCGATTATTCCAGTTATCGAAGCGGATATACCAATTAACGTGAAGAACACAAACGAGCCAGATGCGCCTGGTACGATGATTGTGCCGGTGGATCAAGTTTCTAATCCAGCGAAGGTCACTGGTATTGCTAGTGACGACCGTTTCGCTGCGTTGTACCTACACCGCTACTTGCTTAACAAGGAAGTTGGTTTCACGCTTCGTATCCTACAAATCTTGGCCCGCCACGGTGTGAGTTATGAACACATGCCATCAGGTATCGATGACATGACGATTATCTTTGATAAGACGCAACTCACCCAACCAATTCAAGATGCCATCTGCGCTGAAATTCAAGCTGAAATCGCGCCGGACCATCTCGAATGGATTGATGATTTTGCGATTATCATGGTGGTTGGCGAAGGTATGCAAAATCGTGTTGGCGCGTTCTCGGAAATCGCAACGCCCCTTTCTGAAGCCGGCATTACATTGCCTATGATCAACCAAGGCGCCTCACAAATTTCATTGATGCTCGGTGTAAAAGCCAGCCAAGTCAATGACGCCGTTCGTGTGATTTACGACGCCGTCTTCTAA